A stretch of Lentibacillus sp. JNUCC-1 DNA encodes these proteins:
- a CDS encoding RNA polymerase sigma factor: MNRHYSFEEIYEQNRKRIHYHLHKLNIHDPHQEFFQEGLIALWNAHQTYQPDKGPMSTYFNYTIKYRLIDHIRKHQREHQHYSDTYQDLQDESHHMSSEPPHRDLPASLLQESAIQELKHHLTHNQWTWLHCTIEGHSTSEIAFLHQTTIDAVNSWRRGARRKLQMAEKESIVREILA; the protein is encoded by the coding sequence ATGAACAGACATTACTCATTTGAAGAGATCTACGAGCAAAACCGAAAGCGCATTCATTACCATTTGCACAAACTGAACATCCACGATCCTCACCAAGAATTCTTCCAAGAAGGCCTGATTGCGCTCTGGAATGCACACCAGACATACCAGCCTGACAAAGGGCCAATGTCAACTTACTTTAACTACACCATTAAATATCGTCTTATCGATCACATCAGAAAACACCAAAGAGAACACCAGCACTACAGCGATACATATCAAGACCTTCAAGATGAATCACATCATATGAGCAGCGAACCCCCACATCGAGACCTGCCCGCCTCATTGCTCCAGGAATCCGCCATACAAGAACTGAAACATCATCTGACCCACAACCAATGGACCTGGCTTCACTGCACCATCGAGGGACATTCAACTTCAGAGATTGCGTTTTTGCATCAAACTACAATTGATGCTGTTAATAGTTGGAGACGAGGAGCAAGGAGGAAGCTGCAAATGGCTGAGAAAGAGAGCATTGTTAGGGAGATTTTAGCGTAG
- a CDS encoding 5-methylcytosine restriction system specificity protein McrC yields the protein MNSSVDISRIPVKNIYYMLAYAWDHPYESRMIDVFGEDEKDIINLLSKILIIKVKPLIKRGFYREYQPLNEESGVLRGKVLFKESIEKFSYKRGKMHVEHEELSYDILHNQLIKATMMRLCMYEHLETKYHDELTQLLLYFRSVSTIDLKPKLFHQVTLHRNNQHYRFVLNICQFISENVLLHEGTGHSAFYDFSRDHMKMARLFENFVKNFYRREYPGSNARSEILDWGAKGENIENLPLMHTDISMEVGDQKYIIDTKFYQHGLVEYKGKEIVRSGHLYQIYAYLENDKRKRKGDQAVGILLYPRVNQTFALEYEVQGFVVKVCSVDLAVNWRVIEERLRRILVEGLF from the coding sequence ATGAACTCCTCAGTAGATATCAGTAGAATACCAGTCAAAAACATCTACTATATGCTGGCGTACGCATGGGATCACCCTTATGAAAGTCGAATGATCGACGTATTTGGTGAAGATGAGAAAGACATTATCAATTTATTAAGCAAGATCCTGATCATCAAGGTAAAGCCTTTAATCAAAAGAGGTTTTTACAGAGAGTATCAACCGCTTAATGAAGAATCAGGCGTTCTCCGAGGTAAAGTACTTTTCAAAGAATCGATTGAGAAGTTCTCTTATAAAAGAGGGAAAATGCACGTCGAACATGAAGAACTTTCATATGATATTTTGCATAATCAATTAATCAAAGCAACGATGATGAGACTATGCATGTATGAACACCTGGAAACGAAATATCATGATGAGCTAACACAGCTATTGTTATATTTTCGCAGTGTTTCAACCATTGATTTAAAGCCAAAATTATTTCATCAGGTTACATTGCACAGAAATAACCAACATTACCGGTTTGTATTAAACATTTGCCAGTTTATATCGGAAAACGTCCTGTTGCATGAGGGTACAGGACATTCCGCCTTTTATGATTTCTCCCGGGACCATATGAAAATGGCAAGGTTGTTTGAGAACTTTGTAAAGAACTTTTACCGACGTGAGTACCCAGGCTCCAATGCCAGAAGCGAAATACTCGACTGGGGGGCGAAGGGTGAGAATATCGAAAATCTGCCACTCATGCACACAGATATCTCCATGGAAGTTGGCGATCAGAAATACATTATTGACACGAAGTTCTATCAGCACGGATTAGTAGAATATAAGGGAAAGGAAATTGTCCGAAGTGGGCATTTGTATCAGATTTACGCGTATTTAGAGAATGACAAGCGAAAGCGGAAGGGTGACCAGGCGGTAGGGATTTTGTTGTACCCGAGGGTGAACCAGACGTTTGCGTTGGAGTATGAGGTGCAGGGGTTTGTTGTGAAAGTTTGTAGTGTTGATTTAGCGGTTAATTGGAGGGTGATTGAGGAGAGGTTGAGGAGGATTTTGGTTGAGGGGTTATTTTAG
- a CDS encoding restriction endonuclease subunit S, whose translation MNAQDLKNSILQLAIKGKLVEQREEEGTAEELYRKVQREKQRLIEEEKIKNRKKLPEIAEDEIPFEIPDNWKWIRLNDVGITQTGNTPPRKHPENFGDYIPFISPADILNGQINYENNGLSEEGMQKGRVISKNSILQVCIGGSIGKCAINLHKVSYNQQINAIHPILNDYVFIYHVLDSDFFNNAIKSHSTGTATPIINKGAWEKLIIPLPPLKEQKRIVSKVQELIPLIERYGDAYTEVKELNEKFPVEMEKSILQYAIKGKLVEQRDEEGTAEELYKQIQEEKQRLIEEGKIKKQKKLPEITEEEIPFEIPDSWELVRLGDIIELISGQDMPSSMYNEKEKGIPYITGASNIKESKVIINRWIESPRSVALEGDLLLTCKGTVGETAILCEKKVHIARQLMAIRPILCDVNYLEFFINSYINKLKKKAKSMIPGINRKDVLEIIIPLPPLQEQNRIVNGIEEIFPYNKQLMKK comes from the coding sequence ATGAACGCACAAGATTTGAAAAATAGTATTTTGCAATTGGCAATTAAAGGGAAATTAGTGGAACAGCGAGAAGAGGAAGGAACAGCGGAAGAGCTTTATAGAAAAGTACAAAGAGAAAAACAACGTTTAATTGAAGAAGAAAAAATTAAAAATCGGAAGAAACTACCAGAGATCGCTGAAGATGAAATTCCATTTGAAATTCCTGATAATTGGAAGTGGATAAGATTAAATGACGTAGGTATAACTCAAACTGGCAATACACCCCCAAGGAAACACCCAGAAAATTTTGGTGATTATATACCCTTTATTTCACCTGCTGATATATTAAATGGTCAAATAAATTATGAAAATAATGGTCTTTCTGAAGAAGGAATGCAAAAAGGCCGTGTTATTTCCAAGAATTCAATTTTACAAGTTTGCATAGGTGGGTCTATTGGGAAGTGTGCTATAAATCTACATAAAGTATCTTATAATCAACAGATTAATGCCATACATCCTATTCTTAATGATTATGTATTTATATACCATGTATTGGACTCTGATTTTTTTAATAATGCTATTAAAAGCCACTCCACAGGAACAGCTACCCCAATTATCAATAAGGGAGCGTGGGAAAAGTTAATTATCCCATTGCCACCACTCAAAGAACAAAAACGAATTGTTTCTAAAGTCCAGGAATTAATCCCATTAATTGAACGATATGGCGATGCTTATACAGAAGTGAAGGAATTAAACGAGAAATTTCCTGTTGAAATGGAAAAGTCTATTTTGCAATATGCTATTAAAGGAAAGTTAGTCGAGCAACGTGATGAGGAAGGAACAGCGGAAGAGCTTTATAAACAAATACAAGAAGAGAAGCAGAGGTTAATTGAAGAGGGGAAGATTAAGAAGCAGAAGAAATTACCGGAGATTACTGAAGAAGAAATACCTTTTGAGATACCAGATAGTTGGGAATTAGTTAGGTTAGGAGACATTATAGAATTAATATCTGGTCAAGATATGCCTTCTAGCATGTATAATGAAAAAGAAAAAGGTATTCCATATATAACTGGAGCAAGTAATATAAAAGAATCTAAAGTAATTATTAATCGTTGGATTGAAAGTCCAAGGTCCGTGGCTTTAGAAGGAGATTTATTGTTAACTTGTAAAGGAACAGTTGGTGAAACAGCAATTTTATGTGAAAAAAAAGTACATATAGCTAGACAACTGATGGCCATACGACCTATTTTGTGTGATGTTAATTATTTAGAGTTTTTTATTAATAGTTATATAAATAAATTGAAGAAAAAAGCAAAAAGTATGATACCAGGAATAAACAGAAAAGATGTTTTAGAAATTATTATACCATTGCCGCCCCTCCAAGAGCAAAATCGTATAGTGAATGGAATTGAAGAAATATTCCCATACAATAAACAACTAATGAAAAAATAG
- a CDS encoding GIY-YIG nuclease family protein — MLILLHGFLVERNPNVIRTVEVSSMTIYTTIFPRTKLKDFLAREESKKPGCYMLLGDDMNNPDKMRVYVGEGESVDSRLKSHAYGEKQRDFWNEAIVFTSKDDYITKTQIQYLEAEIHKLVYDAGQAELDNTQRPSSPNLSEVDTAEMEHFLDAIKLILSSIGVDILEPNKIKPVEKSAEEVTVYHFGVNGAKAEMKIEEDKYIVLQGSTAVMKDRPSINPAIKKMRDSLVASGVLRENDNKGLYEFTVDYIFNSPSYAAAAIAGGTENGRRQWKYHGKSLNDMELEELD, encoded by the coding sequence ATGCTGATCCTTCTACACGGGTTTCTCGTAGAGAGAAATCCAAACGTTATCAGAACAGTCGAAGTGTCTAGTATGACCATATACACAACCATATTTCCTAGAACGAAATTAAAGGATTTTCTTGCAAGGGAAGAATCCAAAAAGCCTGGATGTTATATGCTGCTTGGCGACGACATGAATAATCCTGATAAAATGAGAGTCTATGTTGGAGAAGGGGAATCAGTCGACTCAAGACTTAAAAGCCATGCTTATGGTGAAAAACAGAGAGATTTTTGGAATGAGGCGATTGTGTTTACATCAAAAGATGATTACATTACCAAGACGCAAATTCAATACCTTGAAGCCGAAATACACAAGCTCGTTTATGACGCTGGTCAAGCAGAATTAGATAATACTCAAAGGCCCTCTAGTCCAAATTTGTCGGAAGTGGATACAGCGGAAATGGAGCATTTTTTAGATGCCATTAAATTGATTTTATCATCCATTGGTGTCGATATTCTTGAACCAAATAAAATTAAACCAGTTGAAAAGTCTGCTGAAGAAGTGACTGTCTATCACTTTGGGGTAAATGGTGCAAAGGCTGAGATGAAAATTGAAGAAGATAAGTATATTGTTCTCCAAGGCTCAACCGCTGTAATGAAAGATCGCCCTTCTATCAATCCAGCAATTAAGAAAATGAGGGATTCATTGGTTGCTAGTGGTGTATTGCGTGAAAATGACAACAAAGGCCTCTATGAATTTACAGTCGATTACATATTTAACAGTCCGAGCTATGCAGCTGCGGCTATAGCGGGGGGAACGGAAAATGGACGAAGACAGTGGAAGTATCATGGTAAGTCATTAAATGATATGGAGTTGGAGGAATTAGATTAG
- a CDS encoding helix-turn-helix transcriptional regulator, which produces MEKSDFTREAGKLIRKHRNRNRKTQAWLAEQVGMDEHHLSRVEGGQYDISNYKYFKILKVLDVPADEINNLKEKM; this is translated from the coding sequence ATGGAAAAATCGGATTTCACAAGAGAAGCAGGAAAGCTTATACGTAAACATAGAAATCGAAATCGGAAGACACAGGCGTGGCTGGCCGAGCAAGTCGGTATGGATGAGCACCACCTGAGCAGAGTGGAAGGCGGTCAATATGACATATCCAATTACAAGTATTTTAAAATACTTAAAGTGCTTGATGTTCCAGCAGATGAGATTAATAATCTCAAAGAAAAAATGTGA
- a CDS encoding class I SAM-dependent DNA methyltransferase has protein sequence MSGFVKRIQNVMRNDSGVNGDAQRIEQIVWMLFLKIYDAKEQIWELYEDDYQSIIPDGYKWRDWAVDEKDGEALTGESLLEFVNNQLFPTLKGIEIDETTPIHKVIVKTAFEDANNYQKDGVLLRQVVNIIDEIDFTEYKERNEFGAIYESFLKDLQSAGNAGEFYTPRAVTDFMVKVVDPVLGEKIADFASGTGGFLTSALNALEKQIGNSLENRELYNQSVHGIEKKSLPYLLSLTNMLIHDIDEPYILHDNSLETNYRDMRKMEAYDVILMNPPYGGSEKESVKANFPTELRSSETADLFMNVIMYRLKRNGRAAVIIPDGFLFGTDNAKYNIKQKLFNEFNVHTVVRMPPSVFAPYTSIQTNIIFFDNKGSTKETWFYRVDMPEGYKHFSKTRPMKLEHFQGAMDWWNNREEIEVDGHPKAKCYSLEEIEAGNYNIDLCGTPQKEEIILDPLDLIQEYQEKRASLNDEIDYVLKQITSLIGGKE, from the coding sequence ATGAGTGGATTTGTAAAAAGAATACAAAATGTCATGAGAAATGATTCAGGTGTTAATGGGGATGCACAAAGAATTGAACAAATTGTTTGGATGCTATTTTTGAAAATATATGATGCAAAAGAACAAATTTGGGAATTGTACGAAGATGATTACCAATCCATTATTCCTGATGGCTACAAATGGAGAGATTGGGCGGTTGATGAGAAAGATGGTGAAGCATTAACAGGTGAATCATTATTGGAATTTGTGAACAATCAGTTGTTTCCAACGTTGAAAGGTATTGAGATTGACGAAACAACCCCTATTCACAAAGTGATTGTAAAAACAGCATTTGAAGATGCCAATAATTATCAAAAAGATGGTGTGTTACTTAGACAAGTCGTTAATATAATTGATGAAATTGATTTTACAGAGTACAAAGAACGGAACGAGTTTGGTGCTATTTACGAATCTTTTCTAAAAGACTTGCAAAGTGCCGGTAATGCAGGTGAGTTTTATACACCACGTGCAGTAACAGATTTTATGGTAAAAGTAGTCGATCCAGTGTTAGGGGAGAAAATTGCAGACTTTGCTAGTGGGACAGGCGGCTTTTTAACATCAGCCTTAAATGCTTTAGAAAAACAGATCGGCAATTCTTTAGAGAACCGGGAATTATATAACCAATCAGTTCATGGGATTGAGAAGAAATCATTGCCTTATTTGTTGTCTTTAACTAATATGTTGATTCATGATATCGATGAGCCGTACATATTACATGATAACTCTTTAGAAACAAACTATCGCGACATGCGAAAGATGGAAGCCTATGATGTTATTTTAATGAATCCACCGTATGGTGGAAGTGAAAAAGAAAGTGTAAAGGCTAATTTCCCTACAGAGTTGAGAAGTTCAGAAACCGCTGACTTGTTTATGAATGTTATTATGTATCGTCTCAAAAGAAATGGAAGAGCAGCTGTTATTATTCCAGATGGTTTTCTCTTTGGAACCGATAATGCGAAATATAATATTAAACAAAAATTATTTAACGAATTTAATGTGCATACGGTCGTAAGAATGCCGCCAAGTGTATTTGCTCCATATACTTCTATTCAAACGAATATTATCTTTTTTGATAACAAAGGTTCAACAAAAGAAACGTGGTTTTACCGAGTGGATATGCCTGAAGGGTATAAACACTTCTCTAAAACACGTCCTATGAAACTAGAACACTTTCAAGGAGCCATGGACTGGTGGAATAATCGAGAAGAGATTGAAGTTGATGGTCATCCAAAAGCGAAGTGTTACAGCTTAGAAGAGATTGAAGCAGGAAATTACAACATTGATTTATGCGGCACACCTCAAAAAGAGGAAATTATTTTAGATCCTTTGGATTTAATACAAGAATATCAAGAAAAACGTGCCTCTTTAAATGATGAAATCGACTATGTATTAAAACAGATTACATCGTTAATTGGAGGTAAGGAATAA
- a CDS encoding helix-turn-helix domain-containing protein, translating into MEREHMTVKELAAYLGVHTDTIYKMVLMNKIPHFKLCSKILFTRDVIEEWIREQELQ; encoded by the coding sequence ATGGAACGAGAGCATATGACGGTTAAAGAACTTGCAGCTTATCTGGGTGTGCACACAGATACGATCTACAAAATGGTGCTGATGAATAAAATTCCGCATTTTAAGCTGTGCAGCAAGATTCTTTTTACACGTGATGTGATTGAGGAGTGGATTCGGGAACAGGAGCTTCAGTAA
- a CDS encoding DnaD domain-containing protein → MNYIKEMNAFKEWKTTNRLTPSAVALWYTLMAINNSARWKHSFNAPNSLVQQLTGLSRQGVADARAQLLENGFLRYEKGKRNDAPVYQMVSLVQSVDLSLDTTVDTSADQDLTIHKHKHKQKSNSRSAHEENDSLVVYEENFGKVIPIVRKALLEWNDKLGDEAVIHAMNLTVRRGGKSLGYIEQILKEWAKAGLTSLDEVLAYEADKEEKRSHKIVVKEQSQESYHAIFEAFRQGGEIE, encoded by the coding sequence ATGAATTATATTAAAGAAATGAATGCTTTCAAGGAATGGAAGACAACGAACAGACTGACGCCGAGCGCAGTTGCGTTGTGGTATACGCTGATGGCGATAAACAATTCGGCGAGATGGAAGCACTCGTTTAACGCACCGAATTCACTTGTACAGCAGCTCACAGGCCTGTCGAGACAGGGAGTTGCCGATGCACGAGCTCAACTTTTGGAAAATGGATTCTTACGTTATGAAAAAGGAAAACGAAACGATGCGCCAGTCTACCAAATGGTGTCATTAGTCCAATCAGTTGACCTATCACTTGACACAACGGTTGACACATCTGCTGACCAGGACTTGACCATACATAAACATAAACATAAACAAAAAAGCAACAGCAGAAGCGCGCACGAGGAAAATGATTCGCTGGTCGTTTATGAAGAGAACTTTGGCAAGGTTATACCGATCGTCAGGAAAGCGCTATTGGAGTGGAATGACAAGCTGGGGGATGAAGCTGTTATTCATGCAATGAACCTGACCGTCCGAAGGGGCGGTAAATCACTCGGATACATCGAGCAAATTTTAAAAGAGTGGGCGAAAGCAGGATTAACGTCATTGGACGAGGTACTGGCTTATGAAGCCGATAAAGAAGAAAAACGCAGTCATAAAATCGTGGTTAAGGAACAGTCACAAGAAAGCTATCATGCGATATTTGAGGCGTTTAGACAAGGAGGTGAAATCGAATGA
- the hsdR gene encoding EcoAI/FtnUII family type I restriction enzme subunit R has protein sequence MSKSHLSEEDIKARYITPAVTNAGWDLHSQVRFEYPFTAGRIIVRGNMSARGSKKRADYMLSYKSNLPLAIIEAKDNNHSIGAGLQQAIDYAKHLDIPYVYASNGDAFVEQNLLTGEVKEIPLNDFPSPSALYQRYKQDKNITDDEEQVMLEPYYYIPGYKEPRYYQRVAINRTVEAVAKGKDRVLLVSATGTGKTFMAFQIIHRLWKSNAKKRILFLADRNVLVDQTISGDFKPFEGSMTKVQKRKLDSSYEIYLALYQQLVGDDGEEAFRQFQPNFFDLIVIDECHRGSAKEDSAWRKVLEYFSSATHIGCTATPIETEEASSITYFGEPIYEYSLKQGIDDGFLAPYKVIRIGLDKDLEGYRPESGKVDRYGYAIEDREYNVKDYDRKLVIDDRTKTVAKKITEFLKNKNRFSKTIVFCVDVEHAERMRQALINENTDLYKEDHRYVMRITGDNDEGKAQLENFIDEESPYPVIAVTSKLMSTGVDAKMCELIVLENNINSMTEFKQIIGRGTRLLEEYGKTYFTIMDFRNVSRHFADPDFDGTPEVVMDVTEEDPVYDSNPEDQPEEGNYDGFDGNDVITDPPYDFPPEDIDGEEEPRKYYVGDVPVNVISERVQYMDRDGKLITESLIDYTKKNIIEQYAKLDDFLQRWTHAERKRAILDELESNGVFLEAVQEEIGREDLDEFDLICHLAYDKPPLTKKERVENVKKRHYLYKYSDTAQEVIQALLDKYADDGIKEIEDTRVLELQEFSEIGSPLKIVKEFGGKQGYLEAVKELTDELYYA, from the coding sequence TTGAGCAAAAGCCACTTATCTGAAGAAGATATCAAAGCAAGATATATAACACCGGCAGTAACAAATGCTGGTTGGGATCTACATTCACAGGTTAGATTTGAATATCCATTTACTGCTGGAAGAATAATTGTGCGTGGAAATATGTCAGCGCGCGGAAGTAAAAAGCGTGCGGATTATATGCTTTCTTACAAAAGTAATTTACCTTTAGCGATTATAGAAGCGAAGGATAACAATCATTCTATCGGAGCAGGCTTACAACAAGCTATAGACTATGCAAAGCATCTTGATATACCTTATGTATATGCGTCGAATGGTGATGCGTTTGTGGAACAAAATTTGTTAACGGGTGAAGTTAAGGAAATTCCGCTAAATGATTTTCCGTCACCAAGTGCTTTATATCAACGTTATAAACAAGATAAAAACATAACAGACGATGAAGAACAAGTCATGTTAGAACCATATTATTACATTCCAGGTTATAAAGAGCCGCGTTATTATCAGCGTGTAGCAATTAATCGTACTGTAGAAGCTGTTGCAAAAGGAAAAGACAGGGTCCTATTAGTATCCGCAACAGGAACGGGTAAAACATTTATGGCCTTTCAAATTATACATAGGCTTTGGAAGTCTAATGCGAAAAAGCGAATTTTGTTTTTAGCGGATAGAAATGTTTTAGTAGATCAAACGATTTCAGGTGATTTCAAACCATTTGAAGGCAGTATGACAAAGGTGCAAAAAAGGAAGCTAGATAGTTCTTACGAGATTTATTTAGCTTTGTATCAGCAATTAGTGGGCGATGATGGCGAAGAAGCTTTTAGACAGTTTCAACCAAATTTCTTTGATTTAATTGTAATAGATGAGTGTCATCGTGGTAGTGCTAAAGAAGATTCAGCATGGAGAAAAGTGTTGGAATATTTTTCTTCAGCCACACATATTGGTTGTACGGCGACCCCTATTGAAACAGAAGAAGCGTCTAGTATAACCTATTTTGGTGAGCCGATTTATGAGTACTCTTTAAAACAGGGAATCGATGATGGCTTTTTGGCACCGTATAAAGTTATTAGAATTGGGTTGGATAAAGACTTGGAAGGATACCGTCCTGAATCTGGAAAAGTAGACAGGTATGGATATGCAATAGAGGACCGTGAATATAATGTAAAAGATTATGATAGAAAACTGGTAATTGATGACAGAACGAAAACAGTAGCAAAAAAGATAACAGAGTTTCTTAAAAATAAAAATAGGTTTAGCAAGACCATCGTGTTCTGTGTAGACGTTGAACATGCAGAAAGAATGCGCCAAGCGTTGATCAATGAAAATACGGATTTGTATAAAGAAGATCATCGTTACGTTATGCGCATAACAGGAGATAACGACGAGGGCAAGGCACAGTTAGAAAATTTCATTGATGAAGAAAGCCCTTATCCTGTTATAGCTGTAACCAGTAAACTCATGTCAACTGGTGTTGACGCTAAGATGTGTGAATTAATCGTATTAGAAAACAATATCAACAGTATGACAGAATTCAAACAAATCATCGGTCGAGGAACAAGACTTTTAGAGGAATATGGTAAAACATACTTTACGATTATGGACTTTCGCAATGTGAGCCGTCATTTCGCAGATCCTGATTTTGATGGGACGCCTGAAGTAGTGATGGATGTTACAGAGGAAGATCCAGTATATGATTCTAATCCAGAAGACCAACCAGAAGAAGGAAATTATGATGGGTTTGATGGGAATGACGTTATAACAGATCCACCTTACGACTTCCCACCTGAAGATATAGATGGGGAAGAAGAACCTAGGAAATACTATGTAGGTGATGTCCCTGTAAATGTTATCTCTGAACGTGTCCAATACATGGATAGAGACGGAAAGTTGATTACTGAAAGTCTTATAGATTATACAAAGAAAAATATTATAGAACAATATGCGAAATTGGATGACTTTCTTCAGAGATGGACACACGCAGAGCGAAAACGGGCTATTTTAGATGAATTAGAAAGTAATGGTGTTTTTTTAGAAGCAGTACAAGAAGAAATAGGGAGAGAGGACCTTGATGAATTTGATTTAATATGTCATTTGGCATATGACAAGCCTCCCCTAACAAAAAAGGAAAGAGTAGAGAACGTAAAGAAGCGTCATTACCTGTATAAGTATTCTGATACAGCCCAAGAAGTCATCCAAGCATTACTGGATAAGTATGCAGATGATGGAATCAAAGAAATAGAAGATACTCGAGTTTTAGAATTACAGGAGTTTAGTGAAATAGGTAGTCCCTTAAAGATTGTTAAGGAATTTGGCGGAAAACAAGGTTATTTAGAGGCTGTAAAAGAGTTAACAGATGAATTATATTATGCATAA
- the dnaB gene encoding replicative DNA helicase encodes MMVANYEAEAAVLGAVLIDGALFKDLEVQEEHFSNRRHQVIYRAMVEAAASGEFIDLVVVTTRLGSAIQQVGGTEYLLEMAESVPSTAGFKHHEQLIFAAYRLRKSRECAIRFSQAPNDGHLDTLITDLQTIRETGAIQSEKTTYEYLLEITDEMVAPPDQPSGCMTAYQDLDEMTGGMQQGDLIIVAARPSVGKTAFALNLAAGHCKNGGSSLVFSLEMSQKPLLHRIISAEGSISGQKWRDFSFSKNDYQEAFHAVGKISEWDLAIYDQKHTIMGIIATIRKQVHDNPDGRHLIIIDYLQLITPASRRERRDLEVGEITRELKLLAIELNIPIILLSQLSRSVESRQNKRPLMSDLRESGNIEQDADVIFFLYREDYYEKQKDQDRIEVIISKQRNGPTGVVKLGFLKEFGRFVEVKKAGSDRHIII; translated from the coding sequence ATGATGGTGGCAAATTATGAAGCAGAAGCAGCTGTGCTTGGGGCAGTGCTCATTGACGGGGCGCTGTTTAAAGACCTGGAAGTACAGGAGGAGCATTTTAGCAACAGGCGCCATCAGGTCATTTACCGGGCGATGGTGGAGGCGGCAGCCAGTGGTGAGTTCATTGATCTCGTCGTGGTCACCACCCGTCTCGGTTCAGCCATTCAGCAGGTCGGCGGTACCGAATATCTGCTGGAAATGGCCGAATCCGTACCCAGCACGGCAGGTTTCAAGCACCATGAGCAGCTCATTTTTGCCGCTTATCGTTTGCGGAAATCACGGGAATGCGCCATCAGATTCAGTCAAGCACCCAATGATGGTCACTTGGATACCCTCATAACTGATTTGCAGACAATCCGGGAAACTGGAGCCATCCAGTCGGAGAAAACGACCTATGAATATCTTTTGGAAATCACGGATGAAATGGTGGCGCCGCCTGATCAACCTTCCGGCTGCATGACAGCTTATCAAGACCTGGATGAAATGACCGGCGGCATGCAACAGGGCGACCTGATCATTGTCGCCGCCAGACCATCCGTCGGAAAAACAGCATTCGCTCTGAACCTTGCTGCAGGACATTGCAAGAACGGCGGATCGTCACTCGTGTTCAGTCTGGAAATGAGTCAAAAACCCCTTCTGCACCGCATCATCTCTGCAGAAGGGTCCATCAGCGGACAAAAGTGGCGCGACTTTTCCTTCTCCAAGAATGATTACCAAGAAGCCTTCCATGCCGTTGGCAAAATATCTGAATGGGATCTGGCAATCTACGATCAAAAGCACACCATCATGGGCATCATCGCCACGATTCGAAAACAGGTCCATGACAATCCAGATGGCCGCCACTTGATCATCATCGATTACCTGCAGCTGATCACCCCTGCCAGCAGGCGAGAAAGACGCGACTTGGAAGTCGGTGAAATCACCCGGGAACTCAAACTCCTAGCCATCGAACTCAATATCCCAATCATCCTCCTCTCCCAGCTGTCCCGAAGCGTCGAATCCCGGCAAAACAAACGCCCCCTCATGTCCGACTTGAGAGAATCAGGCAACATCGAACAAGACGCCGACGTGATCTTCTTCTTGTATCGGGAGGATTACTATGAGAAGCAGAAAGACCAGGACCGGATTGAGGTGATTATTTCGAAACAGCGGAATGGACCGACTGGAGTGGTGAAGTTGGGGTTTTTGAAGGAGTTTGGGCGGTTTGTGGAAGTGAAGAAAGCAGGGAGTGACAGGCACATTATAATATAA